In Pseudomonas sp. MYb327, one DNA window encodes the following:
- a CDS encoding TonB-dependent receptor, producing the protein MSPLNLASPLTPQRLKRLPLALLLAGSASWTQGYAAETTTPEDAPVKTVSGQTKADGTQLETVTVTTRRREESSQDVPTPMSVVSGQTLETQRVYRIQDLQQLVPSVNVAYMHARQSSVSIRGLGNNPASDGLEGSVGLYIDNVYLGRPGMAVFDLMDIEQLEVLRGPQGTLFGKNTTAGVINISTRAPTFTPERSIESSVGEDGYFQTKGTISGPLNDQLAGRFSAYRTRSDGDIKNEYDGHDLNGGSRDGFRAQLLFKPNEAFNLRWIGDYNEEDSSAGTRVLYNTGPTINGVNLYQNRATASGATLVDGTHRKVNLNDEQHVTVHQGGTSVEANWTLPSDFTLTSISSYRWWNFTPRNDDGLNVSTTYNAGVSVEDKQYSQEFRLASPTGGFFDYVLGAYYFGNDLDNKSFAYYGPQADIWNGTPAGALANVNSVGKGHIKTDSFALFAQGTWHLTERLDFTAGIRGTYEEKNAWVNRNAPEGGAAVTGAAATARRGRAGVYDSGDLNQYSSSPSGLLNLSYHFNENLLGYATLSHGEKSGGVNLAVGTAPVAGADSLLIGTERANNAELGFKSTLWDRRLQLNANVFWTQVNGYQTNAYDDANRVQYLTNAGSVRSRGVELESTLIPLRGLTLNINGSYNDVSYLSYKDAPCPPEVSLAPGAPASCDLTGHQVVGASKWIGNANGEYKWNLSNGLEEYVTGSYAFRSKAVGTVEDSDFGQIPSYAVVNLSTGLRGDFRQGQWDVSLWLKNAFDKTYYTTLWTAANGGYEGLLGTPRTLGVTGRYDF; encoded by the coding sequence ATGAGTCCGTTGAACCTCGCGTCACCCCTTACACCCCAACGGCTCAAGCGCCTGCCCCTGGCGCTGCTGCTGGCCGGGAGCGCCAGTTGGACCCAAGGCTATGCGGCCGAGACCACCACCCCGGAAGATGCCCCGGTAAAAACCGTATCGGGCCAGACCAAAGCCGATGGCACTCAACTCGAAACCGTGACCGTCACCACCCGCCGCCGTGAAGAAAGTTCGCAGGATGTACCGACCCCGATGAGCGTGGTCAGCGGCCAGACGCTGGAAACCCAGCGCGTTTATCGCATTCAGGATTTGCAGCAACTGGTGCCTAGCGTCAACGTCGCCTACATGCATGCGCGCCAGTCCAGCGTGTCGATCCGTGGCCTGGGCAACAACCCGGCCAGCGATGGCCTGGAAGGTAGCGTCGGGCTGTATATCGACAACGTCTACCTTGGCCGGCCGGGTATGGCGGTGTTCGATTTGATGGACATCGAGCAGCTCGAAGTGCTGCGCGGTCCGCAAGGCACGTTGTTCGGCAAGAACACCACGGCTGGCGTAATCAACATCAGCACGAGGGCGCCAACCTTCACCCCGGAGCGCAGCATCGAAAGTTCGGTGGGCGAGGACGGCTACTTCCAGACCAAGGGAACCATTTCCGGGCCATTGAATGATCAGCTCGCCGGGCGTTTTTCCGCGTACCGCACACGCAGCGATGGCGACATCAAAAACGAATACGACGGCCATGACTTGAACGGCGGCTCACGCGATGGTTTCCGGGCGCAGTTGCTGTTCAAGCCGAACGAGGCATTCAACCTGCGCTGGATCGGTGACTACAACGAAGAGGATTCCAGTGCCGGCACCCGTGTGCTGTACAACACCGGGCCGACCATTAACGGCGTCAACCTCTACCAAAACCGGGCCACTGCGTCCGGGGCGACGCTGGTCGATGGCACCCATCGCAAGGTCAACCTGAATGACGAACAGCACGTTACCGTGCACCAGGGCGGCACCTCGGTAGAGGCGAACTGGACGCTGCCGAGTGACTTTACCCTGACCTCGATCAGCTCCTATCGCTGGTGGAATTTCACCCCGCGTAACGACGACGGGCTGAACGTCTCGACGACGTACAACGCCGGGGTCTCGGTGGAAGACAAACAGTACTCCCAGGAATTTCGCCTGGCCTCGCCCACCGGCGGCTTCTTCGACTACGTGCTCGGCGCTTATTACTTCGGCAATGACCTGGACAACAAATCCTTCGCTTATTACGGCCCGCAAGCCGACATCTGGAACGGCACGCCCGCCGGTGCATTGGCCAACGTGAACAGCGTCGGCAAGGGCCACATCAAAACCGACAGCTTCGCCCTGTTTGCCCAAGGCACCTGGCACCTCACGGAGCGGCTGGACTTCACCGCCGGTATTCGTGGCACTTACGAAGAGAAAAACGCCTGGGTCAACCGCAATGCGCCGGAGGGTGGTGCAGCGGTGACCGGCGCGGCCGCGACCGCCAGACGTGGACGCGCCGGGGTTTACGACTCCGGTGATTTGAACCAGTACAGCTCCAGCCCTTCGGGTCTGTTGAACCTCAGCTACCACTTCAACGAGAACCTGCTCGGCTACGCCACCCTGTCCCACGGCGAGAAATCCGGCGGCGTGAACCTGGCTGTCGGCACCGCCCCGGTTGCTGGCGCCGACTCGCTGCTGATCGGCACCGAGCGTGCAAATAACGCCGAACTCGGTTTCAAAAGCACACTCTGGGACCGTCGCCTGCAACTTAACGCCAACGTGTTCTGGACCCAGGTCAACGGCTATCAAACCAACGCCTACGACGACGCCAACCGCGTGCAATACCTGACCAACGCGGGCTCGGTGCGTTCGCGTGGCGTGGAACTCGAAAGCACGCTGATCCCGTTGCGTGGCCTGACGCTGAACATCAACGGCTCCTACAACGACGTCAGCTACCTCTCCTACAAAGATGCGCCGTGCCCACCGGAAGTCAGCCTGGCGCCGGGTGCTCCGGCTTCGTGCGACCTGACCGGTCACCAAGTGGTTGGCGCGTCAAAATGGATCGGCAACGCCAACGGCGAATACAAATGGAACCTGAGTAACGGTCTCGAAGAGTACGTCACCGGCAGCTACGCCTTTCGCTCCAAAGCGGTGGGCACGGTGGAGGATTCCGACTTCGGCCAGATCCCGAGCTACGCCGTGGTCAACCTGTCCACCGGCCTGCGCGGCGACTTCAGGCAGGGGCAATGGGACGTCTCGCTGTGGCTGAAAAACGCCTTTGACAAAACCTACTACACAACGCTCTGGACCGCCGCCAACGGTGGTTATGAAGGCTTGCTCGGCACGCCACGGACGCTGGGCGTAACCGGTCGCTACGACTTCTGA
- a CDS encoding LysR family transcriptional regulator — protein MHIDLRQLRHFIALADQRSFVAGAMAVNLSQSAFSRSIQALEHSVGCQLVDRGRKDLAPTKQGQVLLEHARRLVSGAQQMANEISQFNGLEAGELRFGCGPAPAAGLIPRAIGSFIGHYPKARVQFQVDDWQSLSKRLLSEEFEFFVADTRQFEADPDYLTQRLRPRKWHFCCRAGHPLAAHESVNAAQLMSYPMAVTIRPPNLRKVIVDLSGRPDFTPNVECENSYSLLGVVLRSDAIGIVGDYSDALHNAKGELVRLKIDGLADDLEELYTRYGIVSRAGYRLSPLAEAMIAQIKEVDAQDEEVCSLEYLAV, from the coding sequence ATGCATATCGATTTGCGCCAGCTCCGCCACTTCATCGCCCTCGCCGACCAACGCAGCTTCGTCGCGGGCGCCATGGCCGTGAACCTGTCGCAGTCGGCGTTCAGTCGCAGCATCCAGGCGCTGGAGCACAGCGTCGGTTGTCAGTTGGTGGATCGCGGGCGCAAGGATCTGGCCCCGACCAAACAGGGCCAGGTGCTGCTCGAACACGCCCGGCGGCTGGTCAGCGGCGCGCAACAGATGGCCAACGAGATCAGCCAGTTCAACGGCCTGGAGGCTGGCGAATTGCGCTTCGGCTGCGGCCCGGCGCCAGCGGCGGGATTGATCCCACGGGCGATCGGCAGCTTCATCGGCCACTACCCCAAGGCCCGGGTGCAGTTTCAGGTGGATGACTGGCAGAGCTTGAGCAAGCGTCTGTTGAGCGAAGAGTTCGAATTTTTCGTCGCCGACACCCGGCAGTTCGAGGCAGACCCGGACTACCTGACCCAGCGTCTGCGTCCGCGCAAATGGCATTTCTGCTGCCGCGCCGGGCATCCACTGGCCGCACATGAAAGCGTCAATGCCGCGCAATTGATGAGCTATCCGATGGCCGTCACCATTCGCCCGCCAAACCTGCGCAAAGTCATCGTCGACCTGAGCGGCAGACCGGACTTCACACCCAATGTGGAATGCGAAAACAGCTACAGCCTGCTCGGCGTGGTGTTGCGTTCGGATGCGATTGGCATCGTCGGCGATTATTCCGATGCGCTGCATAACGCCAAGGGTGAGCTGGTGCGTTTGAAGATCGATGGGTTGGCGGATGACCTGGAAGAGCTCTACACCCGCTACGGAATTGTCAGCCGCGCGGGGTATCGGTTGTCACCGCTGGCCGAGGCGATGATTGCGCAGATCAAGGAGGTTGATGCGCAGGATGAAGAGGTATGTTCGCTGGAATATCTGGCTGTCTGA
- a CDS encoding TauD/TfdA family dioxygenase: MSNAALAVKPAVHALEIHPVAGRIGAEIRGVKLSGELDATTVEAIQQALVQYKVIFFREQAHLDDQSQEAFAHLLGEPVAHPTVPVRDGTRFLLELDGAQGQRASSWHTDVTFVDAYPKASILRSVVAPAAGGDTVWANTATAYNELAPELRELADKLVAVHSNEYDYAGGKPDVSEEKLERYRKIFTSTVYETEHPVVRVHPISGEKSLLLGHFVKRIKGYSQADSAHLFGLLQSHVIRQENTVRWRWKAGDVAIWDNRSTQHYAVDDYGTQDRVVRRVTLKGEVPVGVAGQRSQTVKGPDIGGV, from the coding sequence ATGAGCAATGCCGCTTTAGCTGTAAAACCCGCTGTTCACGCGCTTGAAATCCATCCGGTGGCCGGTCGGATTGGTGCCGAGATTCGTGGCGTGAAACTCTCCGGTGAACTGGACGCCACCACCGTTGAAGCGATCCAGCAGGCGCTGGTGCAGTACAAAGTGATTTTCTTCCGCGAGCAGGCCCACCTCGACGATCAGAGCCAGGAAGCCTTCGCCCACCTGCTCGGCGAACCCGTGGCACACCCGACCGTGCCGGTTCGTGACGGCACGCGTTTTCTGCTGGAGCTGGACGGTGCCCAAGGCCAGCGCGCCAGCTCCTGGCACACCGATGTGACCTTCGTCGACGCCTACCCGAAGGCCTCGATCCTGCGCTCGGTGGTGGCACCGGCCGCCGGTGGCGACACCGTGTGGGCCAACACCGCCACGGCTTACAACGAACTGGCGCCGGAACTGCGCGAGCTGGCGGACAAACTCGTGGCAGTGCACAGCAACGAATATGACTACGCGGGCGGCAAGCCCGACGTGTCGGAGGAGAAGCTGGAGCGCTACCGCAAGATCTTCACCTCGACGGTCTACGAGACCGAGCATCCGGTGGTTCGCGTGCACCCGATCAGCGGTGAGAAAAGCTTGCTGCTGGGGCATTTCGTCAAGCGCATCAAAGGTTATTCCCAGGCCGATTCGGCGCACCTGTTCGGCCTGTTGCAAAGCCATGTCATCCGCCAGGAAAACACCGTGCGCTGGCGCTGGAAGGCCGGTGATGTGGCGATCTGGGATAACCGCTCCACCCAGCATTACGCGGTGGATGACTATGGCACCCAGGATCGGGTGGTGCGCCGCGTGACGCTCAAGGGTGAGGTGCCGGTTGGGGTGGCGGGGCAGCGTAGTCAGACGGTGAAGGGGCCGGATATCGGCGGCGTCTGA
- a CDS encoding LysR family transcriptional regulator — MDLRQLRYFIALNEHRSFVRAADAMGITQPAFSRSIQGLEQEFGCVLVDRGNKDLRPTPEGLVVLQHARSLVQGAALLNAEVTQMTKLDAGELRFGCGPAPAVKLVPDAVAQFINAHPKVRTCFEVDNWEKLSRALSREEIEFFIADIRHFEADPNFQTQALTPKRGVFFCRPGHPLLAKESLSTNDMFDYPLATTLIPPGIRKLLANLSGRMDFAPTIETEHFPALVKIVLQSNAIGVGTEEAFVEDIAQGSLALLHWRNLPQNIESMNARCGIVSRTGYRLSPAARAMIEVLVAVDKQQIAVAV; from the coding sequence ATGGATCTTCGCCAGTTGCGTTACTTCATCGCCCTCAACGAACACCGCAGTTTTGTCCGTGCGGCGGACGCCATGGGCATCACTCAACCAGCGTTCAGCCGCAGTATCCAGGGGTTGGAGCAAGAGTTCGGCTGCGTGCTGGTGGACCGTGGCAACAAGGATTTGCGCCCGACACCCGAAGGCCTGGTGGTGTTGCAACACGCGCGCAGCCTGGTGCAAGGCGCGGCGTTGCTCAACGCCGAAGTGACGCAGATGACCAAGCTCGACGCCGGTGAGTTGCGCTTCGGTTGCGGTCCCGCCCCGGCGGTGAAACTGGTGCCGGATGCGGTGGCGCAATTCATCAACGCGCACCCGAAAGTGCGCACCTGTTTCGAAGTGGATAACTGGGAAAAGCTGAGCCGCGCCCTGAGCCGTGAGGAGATCGAATTCTTCATCGCCGACATCCGCCATTTCGAGGCCGACCCGAACTTCCAGACCCAGGCCCTGACGCCCAAGCGTGGGGTGTTTTTCTGCCGCCCCGGGCATCCGCTGCTGGCCAAGGAAAGCCTGTCAACCAACGACATGTTCGACTACCCGCTGGCGACCACGCTGATCCCGCCGGGCATCCGCAAACTGCTGGCAAACCTTAGCGGGCGCATGGACTTTGCCCCGACCATCGAGACCGAGCACTTTCCGGCGCTGGTGAAAATCGTGCTGCAATCAAATGCGATTGGCGTGGGCACAGAGGAGGCGTTCGTCGAGGACATCGCCCAGGGTTCGCTAGCGCTGTTGCACTGGCGCAATCTGCCGCAGAACATCGAGAGCATGAATGCCCGCTGCGGGATCGTCAGTCGCACCGGGTACAGGTTGTCGCCGGCGGCGCGGGCGATGATCGAGGTGTTGGTGGCGGTCGACAAGCAGCAGATTGCCGTCGCGGTTTAG
- a CDS encoding ABC transporter substrate-binding protein — MNIPFKRVISLFAVPALAGLLAFSAQADELKEIRIAVPDLSAGTQHSGGGVVDVLRDQQIYEKAFADQGIKIQWNFFKGAGPVINEAFANDQVDLAYLGDLAAIIGKSNGLDTRVLSASARGIKHYLGVVPGSGIKTLQDLKGKRVAIFRGTASQLSFDAALASQGLSEKDLKVINLDFSGAIAALAAKQIDASWGGSNLTALQAKGLAELPLSTKDLNGAGSVQAVLVGNGKFVDEHPEVVAKLLKAQQQAVQWLTQDSNKDAYIQLVSGLASYPPVILTQDLKDQKLSEVFPSTLDPVFLGKLQDAVDLASQQKLIRKPFKVSDWVAPELAAAKL, encoded by the coding sequence ATGAACATTCCCTTTAAACGAGTCATCAGCCTGTTCGCCGTACCAGCCTTGGCAGGCTTGTTGGCATTCAGCGCACAGGCGGACGAACTCAAGGAAATCCGCATCGCCGTGCCGGATCTAAGCGCCGGAACCCAGCACAGCGGTGGCGGCGTGGTTGATGTGCTGCGCGACCAACAGATCTACGAAAAGGCCTTCGCCGATCAGGGCATCAAGATTCAGTGGAATTTCTTCAAAGGCGCAGGCCCTGTGATCAATGAAGCCTTCGCCAATGATCAGGTTGACCTGGCGTACCTCGGCGACCTCGCAGCCATCATCGGCAAATCCAATGGCCTGGATACGCGGGTGCTGAGCGCTTCGGCACGCGGGATCAAGCACTACCTCGGCGTGGTGCCCGGTTCGGGGATCAAGACCCTGCAGGACCTCAAAGGCAAACGCGTGGCGATCTTTCGCGGCACCGCCAGCCAGTTGTCGTTCGATGCGGCGCTGGCCAGCCAGGGTTTGAGCGAGAAGGACTTGAAAGTCATCAACCTGGATTTCAGTGGTGCGATTGCGGCGCTCGCTGCCAAGCAAATCGATGCGTCGTGGGGCGGTTCGAATTTGACGGCGTTGCAAGCCAAAGGGCTGGCCGAGTTGCCGCTCAGCACCAAGGATCTGAATGGCGCGGGCAGCGTTCAGGCGGTGTTGGTGGGCAATGGCAAGTTTGTCGACGAGCACCCGGAGGTGGTGGCGAAACTGCTGAAGGCTCAGCAGCAAGCGGTGCAATGGCTGACCCAGGACAGTAACAAGGACGCATACATTCAGTTGGTGTCGGGGCTGGCGAGTTATCCGCCGGTGATTCTTACCCAGGATTTGAAGGATCAGAAATTGAGCGAGGTTTTCCCGTCGACCCTGGACCCGGTGTTTCTCGGCAAATTGCAGGATGCAGTGGACCTGGCTTCGCAGCAGAAGCTGATTCGCAAACCGTTCAAGGTGAGTGATTGGGTGGCGCCTGAATTGGCGGCGGCCAAGCTCTGA
- a CDS encoding ABC transporter permease subunit, with the protein MARVSLLNLPLAAPPLNGRRLWPTLSQRLLPWLLPLSLFALWWLASRNQWMSEQILPAPSLVWNSAVELSQGELWSHLWISLQRLSWGLFAGITAGAILGATLGFNRTLERLVFPTFAGLSQIPTLAWIPLFMVFFGIGEVLKLVVLIKAIVVPVTLHTLVGVRDAQPRLREAAAVLRLPPRLLIRRLVLPAALPAFMAGVRLALAAGWTSLLAVELLASSEGIGYLMVWARQLFMLDIVFVCIVVIGLIGVAMDRGIGLLDKKLVHWPHPATAEIRRGPHYQGWHRAQPWLLPLALLSLWQLATNQQWVDVNILVSPLAVLETAYNGLRDGTLISGMALSLGRTLGGLLLGGGLGFALGLLLGLSRTCERLIGPTLAALRQIAIFAWVPLLTAWFGLGELAKWVFVALAAFFPLFIATQRSVANLSPHLNEAAQVLRLNLRQRLGRLVLPGAAPGIFAGLRLSLIYAWLGTIGAEYFMPSNGGIGSQMIGAQQLLRMDLIMAGMLLVGLTGALLNLIGQRLEIRATRWRHA; encoded by the coding sequence ATGGCCCGTGTTTCCCTGCTCAACCTGCCGCTGGCTGCGCCACCCCTCAACGGTCGGCGACTCTGGCCAACGTTGAGCCAGCGGCTTTTGCCCTGGCTGCTGCCACTAAGCTTGTTTGCGCTGTGGTGGCTGGCCAGCCGCAATCAATGGATGAGCGAGCAAATCCTGCCCGCGCCGTCGTTGGTCTGGAACAGCGCCGTTGAACTGTCCCAAGGCGAGTTATGGAGCCATTTGTGGATCAGCCTGCAACGCCTGTCCTGGGGACTGTTCGCCGGGATCACGGCGGGTGCGATATTGGGCGCGACGCTGGGTTTCAACCGCACGCTCGAACGCCTGGTGTTCCCGACATTCGCCGGGTTGTCGCAAATCCCGACACTGGCGTGGATACCGCTGTTCATGGTGTTTTTCGGCATCGGCGAAGTGTTGAAACTGGTGGTGCTGATCAAGGCCATCGTGGTGCCCGTAACCCTGCACACATTGGTCGGCGTGCGTGATGCGCAACCCAGGCTGCGCGAAGCGGCTGCGGTGCTGCGTCTGCCTCCACGATTGCTGATCCGTCGCCTCGTCCTGCCCGCTGCACTGCCGGCCTTCATGGCCGGTGTACGCCTGGCGCTGGCTGCAGGCTGGACCTCATTGCTTGCTGTCGAACTGCTCGCCTCCAGCGAAGGCATCGGCTACTTGATGGTCTGGGCGCGACAGTTGTTCATGCTCGACATCGTATTCGTCTGCATCGTCGTGATCGGTTTGATCGGCGTGGCCATGGATCGCGGTATCGGCCTGCTGGATAAAAAACTGGTGCACTGGCCGCATCCCGCCACAGCCGAAATCCGCCGTGGCCCGCACTATCAAGGCTGGCACCGCGCTCAACCCTGGTTGCTGCCGTTGGCGTTGCTGTCGTTGTGGCAATTGGCGACGAATCAGCAATGGGTCGATGTCAACATTCTGGTCAGCCCGTTGGCTGTTTTGGAAACCGCCTACAACGGTTTGCGAGACGGCACGCTGATCAGCGGCATGGCCCTGAGCTTGGGTCGTACCCTCGGTGGCTTGTTGCTCGGCGGTGGTCTCGGCTTTGCCTTGGGGCTGTTGCTCGGACTGTCGCGGACCTGCGAACGACTAATCGGCCCGACTCTCGCCGCGCTGCGTCAGATTGCGATTTTCGCCTGGGTGCCGCTGCTCACCGCATGGTTCGGACTGGGGGAACTGGCCAAGTGGGTGTTCGTCGCCCTTGCCGCGTTTTTCCCGTTATTCATCGCCACCCAACGCAGCGTCGCCAACCTTTCGCCGCACCTGAACGAGGCCGCTCAAGTGCTGCGCCTGAACCTGCGCCAACGTCTCGGCCGACTGGTGCTGCCAGGGGCCGCACCAGGGATTTTCGCCGGGCTCAGGCTGAGCCTGATCTATGCCTGGCTGGGCACCATCGGCGCTGAATATTTCATGCCGTCCAACGGCGGCATCGGCAGCCAGATGATCGGCGCCCAACAACTGCTGCGCATGGACCTGATTATGGCCGGCATGTTGCTGGTCGGCCTTACGGGCGCCCTGCTCAACCTCATTGGCCAACGCCTGGAAATCCGCGCAACCCGCTGGAGACACGCATGA
- a CDS encoding ABC transporter ATP-binding protein yields MNTPIVSFNHVGKSFDVDGFELEAIREFNLDIAEGEFVAIVGSSGCGKSTLLRLLVGLDTQFRGKISVDGKAVTGIGGERGIVFQEHRLFPWLTVADNIGLGLVNEPLSAGQKQKRINDFIDLVGLRDFTRAYPHQLSGGMAQRVAIARGLVASPRILLLDEPFGALDALTRQQMQDELLAIRARAKITTILVTHDVEEAIFLADRVVVMEPRPGRIKQVVDIALPHPRQRSSFDFHQLREELLHELTSDDHYQPPVAVQVRDLPLSFIAC; encoded by the coding sequence ATGAACACACCGATAGTCAGCTTCAACCACGTGGGCAAATCCTTCGACGTCGATGGCTTTGAGCTGGAGGCCATTCGCGAATTCAACCTGGACATCGCCGAGGGTGAATTCGTCGCCATCGTCGGCTCCAGCGGCTGTGGAAAATCCACTTTGCTGCGGCTGCTGGTGGGACTCGATACGCAGTTTCGCGGGAAGATCAGCGTCGATGGCAAAGCGGTCACCGGCATCGGTGGCGAGCGCGGCATCGTTTTTCAGGAACACCGTTTGTTCCCTTGGCTGACGGTGGCCGACAACATCGGCCTGGGCTTGGTCAACGAGCCGTTGAGCGCCGGGCAAAAACAAAAACGCATCAACGATTTCATTGATCTGGTGGGCCTGCGCGATTTCACCCGCGCCTATCCACACCAGCTCTCCGGCGGCATGGCACAACGGGTGGCGATCGCTCGGGGCCTGGTGGCCAGCCCACGGATTCTGCTGCTGGACGAACCCTTCGGCGCCCTCGATGCCCTGACCCGTCAACAGATGCAGGACGAATTATTGGCGATTCGCGCGCGGGCAAAAATCACCACGATTCTGGTTACTCACGACGTCGAGGAAGCGATCTTTCTCGCCGACCGCGTGGTGGTCATGGAGCCGCGTCCCGGACGCATCAAGCAAGTGGTCGACATCGCCCTGCCCCATCCACGCCAGCGCAGCAGTTTTGACTTCCATCAACTGCGCGAAGAACTGCTGCACGAACTCACCAGCGACGACCACTACCAACCGCCCGTTGCGGTACAGGTGCGTGATTTGCCGCTGTCCTTCATTGCCTGCTGA
- a CDS encoding arylsulfatase, translating into MPQRPNFLVILADDLGFSDIGAFGGEIATPNLDALANNGLRLTDFHTAPTCSPTRSMLLTGTDHHIAGIGTMAEALTPELIGKPGYEGHLNDRVVALPELLREAGYQTLMSGKWHLGLTAELAPHARGFERSFSLLPGAANHYGFEPTYDEQTPRLLKSTPALYIEDDQFIDELPKDFYSSDAFGDKLLHYLKERDQTRPFFAYLPFSAPHWPLQAPADVVEKYRGRYDAGPEVLRLERLEKLKALGLIEADVEPHPLIQLSAQWDALSDEQRQISARAMEVYAAMVERMDWNIGRVVDYLRNQGQLDNTFILFMSDNGAEGALLEAFPKFGPELLTYLNQHYDNSLDNIGRANSYVWYGPNWAQVATAPSRLFKAFTTEGGIRVPALVHYPQLPLKGQISHGFGTVMDITPTILDLAGVRHPGNQWRGKPVAELRGKSWLGFLSGETAQVHDEHTVTGWELFGRRAIRQGQWKAVYIPGPVGPATWQLYDLGSDPGEIHDLASSQPEKLNLLIEHWQKYVDETGVILSESPFQPD; encoded by the coding sequence ATGCCACAACGTCCCAACTTTCTGGTAATTCTGGCCGATGACCTGGGCTTCTCGGATATCGGTGCATTCGGTGGTGAAATCGCCACGCCGAACCTTGATGCCTTGGCCAACAACGGCCTGCGCCTGACCGATTTCCACACCGCACCGACCTGCTCGCCGACGCGTTCGATGCTGCTGACCGGCACCGATCACCACATTGCCGGCATTGGCACCATGGCCGAAGCCCTGACCCCGGAACTGATCGGCAAACCCGGCTATGAAGGTCATCTGAACGACCGCGTCGTCGCCTTGCCCGAGCTGCTGCGCGAGGCCGGTTACCAGACCTTGATGAGCGGCAAGTGGCATCTGGGCCTGACCGCCGAACTGGCGCCCCATGCGCGGGGGTTCGAGCGCTCGTTTTCGCTGCTGCCCGGCGCCGCCAACCATTACGGCTTCGAGCCGACCTACGATGAACAGACGCCCAGACTGCTGAAATCTACCCCGGCGCTGTACATTGAAGACGATCAATTCATCGATGAGCTGCCGAAGGATTTCTATTCCTCAGATGCCTTCGGCGACAAGTTGCTGCATTACCTCAAGGAGCGCGATCAGACCCGGCCGTTCTTCGCTTACCTGCCGTTTTCCGCACCGCACTGGCCGTTGCAGGCGCCTGCCGATGTGGTCGAGAAATATCGCGGTCGCTATGACGCCGGTCCGGAAGTGCTGCGCCTGGAACGCCTGGAAAAACTCAAGGCCTTGGGACTGATCGAGGCGGATGTCGAGCCGCATCCGTTGATCCAGCTCAGTGCTCAATGGGACGCCTTGAGCGACGAGCAACGGCAGATTTCCGCACGGGCCATGGAGGTGTATGCGGCGATGGTCGAGCGCATGGACTGGAACATCGGCCGCGTCGTCGACTACCTGCGCAACCAAGGGCAGCTGGACAACACGTTCATTCTGTTCATGTCCGATAACGGCGCCGAAGGTGCGCTGCTGGAAGCCTTCCCGAAATTCGGCCCGGAACTGCTGACTTACCTCAATCAACATTACGACAACAGCCTGGACAACATTGGTCGCGCCAACTCCTATGTCTGGTACGGGCCGAACTGGGCGCAAGTGGCGACCGCGCCTTCGCGGCTGTTCAAGGCATTCACCACCGAAGGCGGCATTCGTGTACCCGCGCTGGTGCACTACCCGCAACTGCCGCTCAAGGGGCAGATCAGCCATGGGTTTGGCACGGTAATGGACATCACACCGACCATTCTCGACCTGGCCGGCGTGCGTCATCCGGGCAATCAGTGGCGCGGCAAACCAGTAGCGGAGTTGCGCGGGAAGTCGTGGCTGGGATTTTTGTCGGGTGAAACGGCGCAGGTGCATGACGAGCACACCGTGACGGGGTGGGAATTGTTTGGACGCAGGGCGATTCGTCAGGGGCAATGGAAAGCGGTGTACATTCCGGGGCCGGTGGGACCTGCGACCTGGCAGCTTTATGATCTGGGCAGTGATCCGGGCGAGATTCATGATCTGGCGTCGAGCCAGCCAGAAAAGCTCAACCTGCTGATCGAGCATTGGCAGAAATATGTGGATGAGACCGGGGTGATTTTGAGTGAGTCGCCGTTTCAGCCGGATTGA